In Streptococcus gallolyticus subsp. gallolyticus DSM 16831, the sequence AAACAAAGCACAATTCTGGTTTGATTTTGAATTTTGCGCTTAATTATGGTGGACGTTCAGAAATCACAGAAGCAGTAAAAAACATTGCCCAAGAAGTGCTTGAAGCTAAAATCAATCCTGATGACATTACAGAAGATGTGATTTCAAACCACTTGATGACAAATCACTTGCCGTATTTATACCGCGACCCTGATTTGATTATTCGAACAAGCGGTGAGCTTCGACTAAGTAATTTTCTGCCTTGGCAGTCAGCTTATAGTGAATTTTATTTCACACCAGTTTTATGGCCTGATTTCAAAAAAGATGAGCTGATTAAGGCAATTGCTGAATACAATCGACGTCATCGTCGTTTTGGTGGAATATAGAAAGGAAATGTCATGAAACAACGTGTGATTTGGGGGGCGATTGCCTTACTGATTTTACTGCCGTTTCTGTTGTTAGGAGGCTTATCTTTCCAAGTTTTTGCTGGTCTTTTAGCGATGATTGGTGTGGCAGAAATGTTGCGCATGAAACGTCTAGAATTTTTCTCAATTGAAGGTGTTTTGGCGATGTTGGGAGCTTTTGTTCTTACTGTGCCTTTGGATAATTATTTTACATCGCTACCGCTGGACTCAAGTTTTTCAGTTTATGGCTTGCTAGTTTTTCTACTCTTGGCTGGAACTGTTTTAAACAGTGATGATTATTCATTTGACGACGTTTCTTATCCGATTGCGGCTAGTCTTTACGTCGGCATTGGTTTTCAAAACCTTGTTAATGCTCGTATCAGCGGTTTAGATAAAGTTTTATTTGCTTTGTTTATCGTTTGGGCGACTGACATCGGTGCTTACATGATTGGACGTCGTTTTGGACGCCGCAAATTGTTGCCGAAAGTTTCTCCAAATAAAACAATCGAAGGTAGCCTTGGAGGAATTGTCTGTGCTGTTATTGTGGCTTTGATTTTCATGCTTGTTGATAAGGCAGTCTATACACCGCATAATCTTTTTGCAATGCTTATTTATGTTGTGTTGTTTAGTATTTTTGGTCAATTCGGTGATTTGGTTGAGAGTGCTATCAAACGTCACTTTGGCGTGAAAGATTCAGGCAAATTAATCCCTGGTC encodes:
- a CDS encoding phosphatidate cytidylyltransferase; its protein translation is MKQRVIWGAIALLILLPFLLLGGLSFQVFAGLLAMIGVAEMLRMKRLEFFSIEGVLAMLGAFVLTVPLDNYFTSLPLDSSFSVYGLLVFLLLAGTVLNSDDYSFDDVSYPIAASLYVGIGFQNLVNARISGLDKVLFALFIVWATDIGAYMIGRRFGRRKLLPKVSPNKTIEGSLGGIVCAVIVALIFMLVDKAVYTPHNLFAMLIYVVLFSIFGQFGDLVESAIKRHFGVKDSGKLIPGHGGILDRFDSMIFVFPIMHLLGLF